CCTTCTTATTCTTGACAACGCTTCGTCCCATCCAGATGCTGATGAGCTAGTCAGCGATGGCATTAGAGCCTTATTTTTGCCTCCAAACGTTACTGGCCCTCATCCAGCCTCTAGACCAGGGAGTTCTAGAAACTTTTAAGCGAAACTACAAAAAGAGGCTGCTTAGAAATCTACTGGAGAAGCTAGAGGACGGGCTGGGTGTCACTGATGCTCTCAAGTTAATCACAATGAAAGATGTTGTCTACTGGGTGTCAGAAGCTTGGGATAACGTTAGGGAGGACACTATAAGAAGGTCATGGCGCAAACTTTTCGGAATTGAAAAGGCAAGCCGCCAAGAGACAGCTGCTCCTGAAAACCAGCCAAGAGCATGTCCTCCTGAAAATGAAGAGCTTGTGAATCTTTGTAACCACCTTCCAGTGGCTGAGCCCATCAGTGCAGAGGACATCAGTGAATGGATCAATGGAGATGAGG
The DNA window shown above is from Homalodisca vitripennis isolate AUS2020 unplaced genomic scaffold, UT_GWSS_2.1 ScUCBcl_161;HRSCAF=1453, whole genome shotgun sequence and carries:
- the LOC124370404 gene encoding jerky protein homolog-like, producing MALEPYFCLQTLLALIQPLDQGVLETFKRNYKKRLLRNLLEKLEDGLGVTDALKLITMKDVVYWVSEAWDNVREDTIRRSWRKLFGIEKASRQETAAPENQPRACPPENEELVNLCNHLPVAEPISAEDISEWINGDEDQALTDDVIIQMLNQPEDDDNDEPDGATEKISHTEGLRTIEGALAYIEQQETATTNDLVWLRRWRNRAASLRSSNLSQKTITDFFGKKD